Proteins encoded together in one Vitis vinifera cultivar Pinot Noir 40024 chromosome 4, ASM3070453v1 window:
- the LOC100258190 gene encoding endoribonuclease Dicer homolog 2 isoform X1 — protein MTVTLPESMEPVKMIGADGNNVGQTVDPLPFARSYQIEALEKAIKQNTIVFLETGSGKTLIAIMLLRYYAHLLRKPSPFIAVFLVPKVVLVPQQAEAVKMHTDLKVGTYWGDMGVDFWDAATWRKEQDKHEVLVMTPAILLNGLRHSFFKLDMIKVLIFDECHHARGKDPYACIMKEFYHEQVRSNNSNLPRIFGMTASPIKTKGTTSTWSCGKNMIELENLMNSKIYTSVSEAVLAEFVPFSTPKLTHYKDKDIPSALFENVAHQLEILKNKYEHSLESLNLMESTKESARKKISKLFSAFLFCLNDLGLWLALKAAEFSFCDDMDICCWGQLDLSGEEIIKNFNKDAYKVISTYLPSDRELSVGDDLEADAESGFLTTKVICLVGSLLQYRHLKNLRCIVFVERVITAIVLQKLLSKLLPKLSGWEAGYIAGNASQLQSQSRRVQNALVEEFRKGMVNVIVSTSILEEGLDVQSCNLVIRFDPSATVCSFIQSRGRARMQNSDYLLMVKSGDDKTLSRLRTYLDSGKVMREESLRNASLPCAPLKSSLDDEEFYWVESTRAIVTLSSSIGLLYFYCSRLPSDGYFKPTPRCSINQDMGTCTIYHPKSCPIQTVSVRGNIKTLKQIACLEACKELHKAGALTDNLVPQIVEEEAIVAQDENMPYDDEQATYYPPELINPSLKDPVTPYHCYLIELDQKYEYEVSPQGIVLAVRSELEYDVGNVNFDLQVDRGTMTVSMNYVGVIHLTAEQVLMCRKFQITLLRVLIDRAIDKGVFDRYDLGNDQMVDYLMLPSTNSREIPSIVDWKCLGSVFFSHENASNHMGCFFPRMHTKSGFVCSCTLKNSIVYTPHTSQFYCITGILGELNGNSFLSLKNGGLLTYKEYYRLRHGIELQFDGEKLLKGRRMFVVQNYLQRCRQQKEKELSNTTVELPPELCVIFMSPISISIIYSFSLIPSIMHRIESLLLAVNLKNIHLNYCKQNDIPTFKVLEAITTKHCQEGFHLESLETLGDSFLKYAASQQLFKTFQNHHEGLLSVKKERIISNASLCKLGCDRKLPGFIRNESFDPKKWIIAGDQSRSHVFGEELLSSTRKIYVSERRKLKSKRIADVVEALIGAFLSTGGETAALIFMRWLGINVDFVKVPYKRDFPVILKRHVNVSYLESILNYSFRDPSLLVEALTHGSYMLPEIPRCYQRLEFLGDAVLDYLMTMHLYHKYPGMSPGLLTDLRSASVNNDCYAQSAVKAKLHQHILHSSQELHRHIVVTVGNFDKLPVESTFGWESESSFPKVLGDVIESLAGAILVDSDYNKEVVFQSIRPLLEPLITPETVKLHPARELGELCQKEHYDIKRVVVSQNGKASVTIEVEANGAKHKHTSTSDKRTATKLASKEVLKSLKESIAQTVAFNFIGYTLRCSNLLHAMLSWHPIVATAKSSLHQRIFLHCSSIVKFNSGLHHFKGAGFVHYMISSI, from the exons ATGACTGTTACACTCCCAG AATCAATGGAGCCAGTGAAGATGATCGGAGCTGATGGAAACAACGTTGGGCAAACCGTCGATCCACTCCCATTTGCTAGAAG TTATCAGATTGAAGCCCTCGAGAAAGCAATTAAGCAAAACACCATAGTGTTTCTCGAGACTGGCTCTGGGAAAACCCTGATTGCTATAATGCTCCTGCGCTACTATGCCCATCTCCTCCGGAAACCATCGCCTTTCATTGCCGTTTTCTTAGTCCCTAAAGTTGTTTTAGTTCCTCAG CAAGCAGAAGCTGTGAAAATGCACACTGACCTCAAAGTGGGCACGTATTGGGGAGATATGGGAGTTGATTTCTGGGATGCTGCAACTTGGAGGAAAGAACAAGACAAGCATGAG GTGCTTGTAATGACACCCGCAATTTTACTCAATGGCTTGAGGCATAGCTTTTTCAAATTGGACATGATTAAGGTTTTGATATTTGATGAATGCCATCATGCCAGGGGCAAAGACCCTTATGCTTGCATTATGAAA GAGTTCTATCATGAACAAGTACGGTCTAATAACTCTAATCTTCCTCGGATATTTGGAATGACTGCTTCCCCTATAAAGACCAAAG GGACAACATCAACATGGTCCTGTGGTAAAAATATGATTGAACTGGAGAATCTTATGAACTCAAAG ATATACACAAGTGTTAGTGAAGCTGTATTGGCTGAGTTTGTACCATTCTCAACTCCAAAGTTGACGCATTATAAAGACAAGGATATCCCATCTGCCTTATTTGAGAATGTAGCACATCAATTAGAGATTTTGAAGAATAAG TATGAACACTCTCTAGAAAGCTTGAATCTCATGGAATCTACAAAGGAATCTGCTAGGAAAAAAATATCCAAGCTATTTTctgcatttttgttttgtttgaatGACCTTGGGCTCTGGTTGGCTTTAAAG GCTGCTGAGTTCTCGTTTTGTGATGATATGGACATCTGTTGCTGGGGACAGTTGGATTTGTCTGGTgaggaaataattaaaaatttcaataaggATGCATACAAAGTGATCTCGACATATTTACCATCTG ATCGAGAGCTTTCTGTTGGTGATGATCTGGAAGCTGATGCAGAGTCCGGGTTCCTAACGACAAAAGTTATTTGCCTCGTTGGGTCTCTTCTTCAATACAG GCATTTAAAGAATTTGAGATGCATAGTTTTTGTTGAAAGGGTCATTACAGCTATTGTTCTTCAAAAACTGCTAAGTAAGTTGCTTCCCAAATTAAGTGGTTGGGAAGCAGGATATATAGCAGGGAATGCTTCTCAATTGCAATCTCAAAGTAGGAGAGTGCAAAATGCACTTGTTGAAGAATTTCGCAAAGGCATG GTGAATGTTATTGTTTCAACATCGATCCTTGAGGAGGGTTTAGATGTTCAGAGTTGCAACTTGGTCATAAGATTTGATCCCTCAGCCACAGTTTGCAGTTTTATACAGTCCCGAGGTCGTGCTAGAATGCAGAATTCTGATTACTTATTAATGGTGAAAAG tGGGGATGATAAAACACTTTCAAGGCTACGGACCTATCTTGATAGTGGAAAAGTAATGAGGGAAGAGTCCTTACGCAATGCCTCCCTCCCTTGTGCACCTCTCAAAAGTAGTTTGGATGATGAAGAGTTCTATTGGGTTGAAAGTACTAGAGCAATAGTGACTCTGAGTTCCAGCATTGGGTTGTTATACTTCTACTGTTCCCGGCTCCCTTCTGATGG ATATTTTAAACCGACTCCTAGGTGCTCTATCAATCAGGACATGGGGACTTGCACCATATACCATCCTAAAAGCTGCCCAATACAAACTGTTTCTGTGCGAGGCAACATTAAAACACTGAAGCAGATTGCATGCCTTGAAGCATGCAAGGAACTACATAAAGCCGGAGCTTTAACTGATAATCTTGTGCCACAGATTGTTGAGGAAGAAGCTATTGTTGCACAAGATG AAAATATGCCTTACGATGATGAGCAGGCGACTTATTATCCACCAGAGTTGATTAATCCTTCATTAAAGGATCCAGTCACCCCATATCATTGCTACTTAATTGAGTTGGACCAAAAGTACGAATATGAAGTTTCTCCTCAGGGTATTGTGCTTGCTGTTAGGAGTGAACTTGAATATGATGTTGGAAATGTAAATTTTGACTTGCAAGTTGATAGGGGTACTATGACTGTGAGCATGAATTATGTTGGAGTGATCCATCTTACTGCTGAGCAG GTTCTTATGTGTAGGAAGTTTCAAATCACTCTTTTAAGGGTTCTTATAGATCGTGCTATAGATAAAGGGGTTTTTGACAGATATGACTTAGGAAATGATCAAATGGTGGACTATCTCATGCTCCCGTCGACTAACTCACGGGAAATACCATCCATCGTTGATTGGAAATGTCTTGGTTCTGTTTTCTTTTCACATGAAAATGCTTCCAATCACATGGGTTGCTTCTTTCCAAGGATGCATACAAAAAGTGGTTTTGTTTGTAGTTGTACACTTAAAAATTCAATAGTGTACACTCCGCACACTAGCCAATTTTATTGCATCACTGGTATTTTGGGTGAATTGAACGGGAACTCGTTTCTTAGTTTGAAGAATGGAGGTCTTCTTACTTACAAGGAATATTATCGTCTAAG GCATGGAATTGAGTTGCAGTTTGATGGAGAAAAATTGCTTAAAGGAAGACGCATGTTTGTGGTACAAAACTATCTTCAGAGGTGCAGACAACAGAAGGAGAAAG AGTTGAGTAACACAACCGTCGAACTGCCTCCTGAGCTATGTGTTATCTTTATGTCTCCAATATCTATTAGTATTATCTATTCTTTCTCATTGATCCCATCCATCATGCATCGGATTGAGTCTCTACTACTTGCTgtcaatttgaaaaatatacacCTCAACTATTGCAAGCAAAATGACATTCCAACTTTCAAG GTATTGGAAGCAATTACGACAAAGCATTGCCAAGAGGGATTTCATTTGGAGTCTTTGGAGACCCTTGGAGACTCTTTTCTCAAATATGCTGCAAGTCAACAGCTCTTCAAAACCTTTCAAAATCATCATGAGGGCCTTCTTAGtgttaagaaagaaagaataatttCTAATGCTTCATTGTGCAAGCTAGGATGTGACCGCAAACTTCCG GGTTTTATCCGTAATGAGTCTTTTGACCCTAAAAAGTGGATCATTGCGGGTGATCAATCTAGAAGCCATGTCTTTGGTGAAGAGTTACTTTCAAGTACCAGAAAGATCTATGTCAGTGAAAGAAGAAAGCTGAAAAGTAAGAGAATTGCTGATGTTGTTGAGGCACTAATCGGCGCATTCCTTAGCACAGGTGGTGAAACAGCAGCATTGATATTTATGAGATGGCTTGGTATAAATGTTGATTTTGTCAAAGTACCATACAAAAGAGACTTCCCAGTGATCCTGAAGAGGCATGTCAATGTCAGCTACTTAGAGTCAATATTGAATTACTCATTCCGTGATCCTTCTCTGCTAGTTGAAGCACTGACGCATGGTTCTTACATGCTTCCTGAGATTCCTAGATGCTATCAG CGGCTTGAATTCCTTGGGGATGCAGTATTGGATTATCTGATGACCATGCACCTGTACCATAAGTACCCCGGGATGTCACCAGGACTGTTGACTGACCTCAGGTCTGCCTCTGTCAACAATGATTGTTATGCACAATCTGCAGTGAAGGCTAAATTGCACCAACACATTCTCCATTCTTCACAAGAGCTTCACAGGCACATAGTTGTCACGGTTGGCAATTTTGACAAATTACCTGTGGAATCAACTTTCGGATGGGAATCTGAGTCATCTTTCCCCAAG GTACTGGGAGATGTCATAGAATCTCTGGCGGGAGCAATTCTTGTTGATTCAGATTACAATAAGGAGGTTGTCTTTCAGAGCATAAGGCCTCTTTTGGAGCCTCTCATTACGCCTGAAACAGTGAAGCTCCACCCTGCAAGAGAGCTGGGTGAACTCTGTCAGAAAGAACATTATGATATAAAAAGAGTTGTTGTATCTCAGAATGGCAAGGCTTCAGTTACAATTGAGGTTGAAGCAAATGGGGCGAAACACAAACATACAAGTACGTCAGATAAGAGAACTGCAACAAAATTGGCTTCGAAAGAAGTTTTGAAGTCTTTGAAGGAAAGCATAGCCCAGACAG
- the LOC100258190 gene encoding endoribonuclease Dicer homolog 2 isoform X3, which yields MEPVKMIGADGNNVGQTVDPLPFARSYQIEALEKAIKQNTIVFLETGSGKTLIAIMLLRYYAHLLRKPSPFIAVFLVPKVVLVPQQAEAVKMHTDLKVGTYWGDMGVDFWDAATWRKEQDKHEVLVMTPAILLNGLRHSFFKLDMIKVLIFDECHHARGKDPYACIMKEFYHEQVRSNNSNLPRIFGMTASPIKTKGTTSTWSCGKNMIELENLMNSKIYTSVSEAVLAEFVPFSTPKLTHYKDKDIPSALFENVAHQLEILKNKYEHSLESLNLMESTKESARKKISKLFSAFLFCLNDLGLWLALKAAEFSFCDDMDICCWGQLDLSGEEIIKNFNKDAYKVISTYLPSDRELSVGDDLEADAESGFLTTKVICLVGSLLQYRHLKNLRCIVFVERVITAIVLQKLLSKLLPKLSGWEAGYIAGNASQLQSQSRRVQNALVEEFRKGMVNVIVSTSILEEGLDVQSCNLVIRFDPSATVCSFIQSRGRARMQNSDYLLMVKSGDDKTLSRLRTYLDSGKVMREESLRNASLPCAPLKSSLDDEEFYWVESTRAIVTLSSSIGLLYFYCSRLPSDGYFKPTPRCSINQDMGTCTIYHPKSCPIQTVSVRGNIKTLKQIACLEACKELHKAGALTDNLVPQIVEEEAIVAQDENMPYDDEQATYYPPELINPSLKDPVTPYHCYLIELDQKYEYEVSPQGIVLAVRSELEYDVGNVNFDLQVDRGTMTVSMNYVGVIHLTAEQVLMCRKFQITLLRVLIDRAIDKGVFDRYDLGNDQMVDYLMLPSTNSREIPSIVDWKCLGSVFFSHENASNHMGCFFPRMHTKSGFVCSCTLKNSIVYTPHTSQFYCITGILGELNGNSFLSLKNGGLLTYKEYYRLRHGIELQFDGEKLLKGRRMFVVQNYLQRCRQQKEKELSNTTVELPPELCVIFMSPISISIIYSFSLIPSIMHRIESLLLAVNLKNIHLNYCKQNDIPTFKVLEAITTKHCQEGFHLESLETLGDSFLKYAASQQLFKTFQNHHEGLLSVKKERIISNASLCKLGCDRKLPGFIRNESFDPKKWIIAGDQSRSHVFGEELLSSTRKIYVSERRKLKSKRIADVVEALIGAFLSTGGETAALIFMRWLGINVDFVKVPYKRDFPVILKRHVNVSYLESILNYSFRDPSLLVEALTHGSYMLPEIPRCYQRLEFLGDAVLDYLMTMHLYHKYPGMSPGLLTDLRSASVNNDCYAQSAVKAKLHQHILHSSQELHRHIVVTVGNFDKLPVESTFGWESESSFPKVLGDVIESLAGAILVDSDYNKEVVFQSIRPLLEPLITPETVKLHPARELGELCQKEHYDIKRVVVSQNGKASVTIEVEANGAKHKHTSTSDKRTATKLASKEVLKSLKESIAQTVAFNFIGYTLRCSNLLHAMLSWHPIVATAKSSLHQRIFLHCSSIVKFNSGLHHFKGAGFVHYMISSI from the exons ATGGAGCCAGTGAAGATGATCGGAGCTGATGGAAACAACGTTGGGCAAACCGTCGATCCACTCCCATTTGCTAGAAG TTATCAGATTGAAGCCCTCGAGAAAGCAATTAAGCAAAACACCATAGTGTTTCTCGAGACTGGCTCTGGGAAAACCCTGATTGCTATAATGCTCCTGCGCTACTATGCCCATCTCCTCCGGAAACCATCGCCTTTCATTGCCGTTTTCTTAGTCCCTAAAGTTGTTTTAGTTCCTCAG CAAGCAGAAGCTGTGAAAATGCACACTGACCTCAAAGTGGGCACGTATTGGGGAGATATGGGAGTTGATTTCTGGGATGCTGCAACTTGGAGGAAAGAACAAGACAAGCATGAG GTGCTTGTAATGACACCCGCAATTTTACTCAATGGCTTGAGGCATAGCTTTTTCAAATTGGACATGATTAAGGTTTTGATATTTGATGAATGCCATCATGCCAGGGGCAAAGACCCTTATGCTTGCATTATGAAA GAGTTCTATCATGAACAAGTACGGTCTAATAACTCTAATCTTCCTCGGATATTTGGAATGACTGCTTCCCCTATAAAGACCAAAG GGACAACATCAACATGGTCCTGTGGTAAAAATATGATTGAACTGGAGAATCTTATGAACTCAAAG ATATACACAAGTGTTAGTGAAGCTGTATTGGCTGAGTTTGTACCATTCTCAACTCCAAAGTTGACGCATTATAAAGACAAGGATATCCCATCTGCCTTATTTGAGAATGTAGCACATCAATTAGAGATTTTGAAGAATAAG TATGAACACTCTCTAGAAAGCTTGAATCTCATGGAATCTACAAAGGAATCTGCTAGGAAAAAAATATCCAAGCTATTTTctgcatttttgttttgtttgaatGACCTTGGGCTCTGGTTGGCTTTAAAG GCTGCTGAGTTCTCGTTTTGTGATGATATGGACATCTGTTGCTGGGGACAGTTGGATTTGTCTGGTgaggaaataattaaaaatttcaataaggATGCATACAAAGTGATCTCGACATATTTACCATCTG ATCGAGAGCTTTCTGTTGGTGATGATCTGGAAGCTGATGCAGAGTCCGGGTTCCTAACGACAAAAGTTATTTGCCTCGTTGGGTCTCTTCTTCAATACAG GCATTTAAAGAATTTGAGATGCATAGTTTTTGTTGAAAGGGTCATTACAGCTATTGTTCTTCAAAAACTGCTAAGTAAGTTGCTTCCCAAATTAAGTGGTTGGGAAGCAGGATATATAGCAGGGAATGCTTCTCAATTGCAATCTCAAAGTAGGAGAGTGCAAAATGCACTTGTTGAAGAATTTCGCAAAGGCATG GTGAATGTTATTGTTTCAACATCGATCCTTGAGGAGGGTTTAGATGTTCAGAGTTGCAACTTGGTCATAAGATTTGATCCCTCAGCCACAGTTTGCAGTTTTATACAGTCCCGAGGTCGTGCTAGAATGCAGAATTCTGATTACTTATTAATGGTGAAAAG tGGGGATGATAAAACACTTTCAAGGCTACGGACCTATCTTGATAGTGGAAAAGTAATGAGGGAAGAGTCCTTACGCAATGCCTCCCTCCCTTGTGCACCTCTCAAAAGTAGTTTGGATGATGAAGAGTTCTATTGGGTTGAAAGTACTAGAGCAATAGTGACTCTGAGTTCCAGCATTGGGTTGTTATACTTCTACTGTTCCCGGCTCCCTTCTGATGG ATATTTTAAACCGACTCCTAGGTGCTCTATCAATCAGGACATGGGGACTTGCACCATATACCATCCTAAAAGCTGCCCAATACAAACTGTTTCTGTGCGAGGCAACATTAAAACACTGAAGCAGATTGCATGCCTTGAAGCATGCAAGGAACTACATAAAGCCGGAGCTTTAACTGATAATCTTGTGCCACAGATTGTTGAGGAAGAAGCTATTGTTGCACAAGATG AAAATATGCCTTACGATGATGAGCAGGCGACTTATTATCCACCAGAGTTGATTAATCCTTCATTAAAGGATCCAGTCACCCCATATCATTGCTACTTAATTGAGTTGGACCAAAAGTACGAATATGAAGTTTCTCCTCAGGGTATTGTGCTTGCTGTTAGGAGTGAACTTGAATATGATGTTGGAAATGTAAATTTTGACTTGCAAGTTGATAGGGGTACTATGACTGTGAGCATGAATTATGTTGGAGTGATCCATCTTACTGCTGAGCAG GTTCTTATGTGTAGGAAGTTTCAAATCACTCTTTTAAGGGTTCTTATAGATCGTGCTATAGATAAAGGGGTTTTTGACAGATATGACTTAGGAAATGATCAAATGGTGGACTATCTCATGCTCCCGTCGACTAACTCACGGGAAATACCATCCATCGTTGATTGGAAATGTCTTGGTTCTGTTTTCTTTTCACATGAAAATGCTTCCAATCACATGGGTTGCTTCTTTCCAAGGATGCATACAAAAAGTGGTTTTGTTTGTAGTTGTACACTTAAAAATTCAATAGTGTACACTCCGCACACTAGCCAATTTTATTGCATCACTGGTATTTTGGGTGAATTGAACGGGAACTCGTTTCTTAGTTTGAAGAATGGAGGTCTTCTTACTTACAAGGAATATTATCGTCTAAG GCATGGAATTGAGTTGCAGTTTGATGGAGAAAAATTGCTTAAAGGAAGACGCATGTTTGTGGTACAAAACTATCTTCAGAGGTGCAGACAACAGAAGGAGAAAG AGTTGAGTAACACAACCGTCGAACTGCCTCCTGAGCTATGTGTTATCTTTATGTCTCCAATATCTATTAGTATTATCTATTCTTTCTCATTGATCCCATCCATCATGCATCGGATTGAGTCTCTACTACTTGCTgtcaatttgaaaaatatacacCTCAACTATTGCAAGCAAAATGACATTCCAACTTTCAAG GTATTGGAAGCAATTACGACAAAGCATTGCCAAGAGGGATTTCATTTGGAGTCTTTGGAGACCCTTGGAGACTCTTTTCTCAAATATGCTGCAAGTCAACAGCTCTTCAAAACCTTTCAAAATCATCATGAGGGCCTTCTTAGtgttaagaaagaaagaataatttCTAATGCTTCATTGTGCAAGCTAGGATGTGACCGCAAACTTCCG GGTTTTATCCGTAATGAGTCTTTTGACCCTAAAAAGTGGATCATTGCGGGTGATCAATCTAGAAGCCATGTCTTTGGTGAAGAGTTACTTTCAAGTACCAGAAAGATCTATGTCAGTGAAAGAAGAAAGCTGAAAAGTAAGAGAATTGCTGATGTTGTTGAGGCACTAATCGGCGCATTCCTTAGCACAGGTGGTGAAACAGCAGCATTGATATTTATGAGATGGCTTGGTATAAATGTTGATTTTGTCAAAGTACCATACAAAAGAGACTTCCCAGTGATCCTGAAGAGGCATGTCAATGTCAGCTACTTAGAGTCAATATTGAATTACTCATTCCGTGATCCTTCTCTGCTAGTTGAAGCACTGACGCATGGTTCTTACATGCTTCCTGAGATTCCTAGATGCTATCAG CGGCTTGAATTCCTTGGGGATGCAGTATTGGATTATCTGATGACCATGCACCTGTACCATAAGTACCCCGGGATGTCACCAGGACTGTTGACTGACCTCAGGTCTGCCTCTGTCAACAATGATTGTTATGCACAATCTGCAGTGAAGGCTAAATTGCACCAACACATTCTCCATTCTTCACAAGAGCTTCACAGGCACATAGTTGTCACGGTTGGCAATTTTGACAAATTACCTGTGGAATCAACTTTCGGATGGGAATCTGAGTCATCTTTCCCCAAG GTACTGGGAGATGTCATAGAATCTCTGGCGGGAGCAATTCTTGTTGATTCAGATTACAATAAGGAGGTTGTCTTTCAGAGCATAAGGCCTCTTTTGGAGCCTCTCATTACGCCTGAAACAGTGAAGCTCCACCCTGCAAGAGAGCTGGGTGAACTCTGTCAGAAAGAACATTATGATATAAAAAGAGTTGTTGTATCTCAGAATGGCAAGGCTTCAGTTACAATTGAGGTTGAAGCAAATGGGGCGAAACACAAACATACAAGTACGTCAGATAAGAGAACTGCAACAAAATTGGCTTCGAAAGAAGTTTTGAAGTCTTTGAAGGAAAGCATAGCCCAGACAG